A stretch of Streptomyces vietnamensis DNA encodes these proteins:
- a CDS encoding ATP-binding protein has product MTVATYQYVDLPDACVVTTRALLTARENITDTVAARAMMCIHGDAGFGKTLAVNTCLRELEPAEDVRKITFRARPTARAVRYELFTALDLAGEPPRHPSEFDRLLKTALAERPRTFLVDEAQWLNPEACG; this is encoded by the coding sequence GTGACCGTGGCCACCTACCAGTACGTCGATCTCCCGGATGCCTGTGTGGTCACCACCCGCGCCCTGCTCACGGCCCGGGAGAACATCACCGACACCGTCGCCGCCCGCGCGATGATGTGCATCCACGGCGACGCCGGCTTCGGCAAGACCCTCGCCGTCAACACGTGCCTGCGTGAACTCGAGCCCGCCGAGGACGTCCGCAAGATCACCTTCCGGGCCCGGCCCACTGCCCGTGCGGTCCGCTATGAACTGTTCACCGCTCTCGATCTCGCCGGCGAGCCACCGCGCCATCCCAGTGAGTTCGACCGCCTGCTGAAAACCGCCCTGGCCGAACGCCCCCGTACCTTCCTCGTCGACGAGGCCCAATGGCTCAACCCGGAGGCGTGTGGATGA
- a CDS encoding helix-turn-helix domain-containing protein — MAAAERGVWTGTQLRRLLAERAGLDLSPASVSALFTKQPSQVKLSTLAALCTALDCAPGDLLVLRSAGPAAVSAPPGPTDSRHAPAPPQRLLATRSLPPL, encoded by the coding sequence ATGGCCGCGGCGGAGCGTGGCGTGTGGACGGGGACTCAGCTTCGCCGGCTTCTGGCCGAAAGGGCGGGTCTGGACCTTTCGCCGGCCTCGGTGTCCGCTCTGTTCACGAAACAGCCGTCCCAGGTGAAGCTGTCCACCCTGGCTGCCCTGTGCACAGCCCTCGACTGCGCTCCTGGAGATCTGCTCGTCCTGCGCTCTGCAGGACCGGCCGCGGTCTCGGCGCCGCCCGGGCCGACGGACTCGCGACATGCCCCCGCTCCACCGCAGCGGCTCCTTGCGACACGGTCACTGCCTCCGCTGTAA
- a CDS encoding transposase — protein sequence MRCLLALRREGKLTTARVRSVADVLGVRERAVWRWLAAAERDEAAAAAPGERAVWHGRFTVTDEVRALLALWKGNVAAVHRELAARAARGEGEPPPSIPTLHRAIGRDLSPGERAGFAGGERAARKHDVFLARPRPWRNQVWETDHLQAPVLVDVDGKPRRPWITWFTDCATNAITGVAVTPVHPSRESVLAGLRSAVLREDPYGPFGGLPEKVRVDRGKDFLSKTVTAAFTVLDVRVEDLPAYTPHLKGMVEGLNRAVESMFLTALPGYVRQPRPGKRAARPKDEVLLSFEDFTARLLDWTLWWNTEHRPAPLQGRTPLEAWQDDPTPLRDVLATDLWTFTLEDAGTRTLTTRGIRFHKRDYVGPWMTGQAGIRVRVRFMPHHDHRIEVYHATTGRYLGPADLADQATDEQISAVRKARAARARRLKKDLQASQRERYAAATQAEAPKRLGALTAAQAQAELAAADHTDVARLALPDLIPPAAPPAGWRTPASLAALTGPGRPGSASRTQNGSPPASSGASVPEAPHGQTAPVPADDADASSPTSTDDGDASSPTSTDDGDAS from the coding sequence GTGCGCTGTCTGCTGGCTTTGCGGCGGGAGGGGAAGCTCACTACTGCGAGGGTGCGGTCGGTGGCGGACGTGTTGGGTGTGCGGGAGCGGGCGGTGTGGCGGTGGCTGGCTGCCGCTGAGCGGGACGAGGCTGCGGCCGCGGCGCCGGGGGAGCGGGCCGTGTGGCACGGGCGGTTCACGGTCACGGACGAGGTCCGGGCTCTGCTGGCGTTGTGGAAGGGCAACGTCGCTGCTGTCCACCGTGAGTTGGCCGCTCGCGCGGCCAGGGGTGAGGGGGAGCCGCCGCCGTCGATTCCGACGTTGCATCGGGCGATCGGTCGTGATCTGTCGCCGGGGGAGCGGGCGGGGTTCGCGGGTGGGGAGCGGGCGGCGCGTAAGCATGATGTGTTCCTGGCCCGGCCGCGTCCCTGGCGGAACCAGGTGTGGGAGACCGACCACCTGCAGGCGCCGGTGCTGGTCGACGTCGACGGCAAGCCCCGCAGACCGTGGATCACCTGGTTCACCGACTGCGCCACCAACGCGATCACCGGTGTCGCGGTGACACCGGTGCATCCGTCACGGGAGTCGGTGCTGGCCGGCTTGCGCTCCGCGGTCCTGCGCGAGGACCCCTACGGTCCGTTCGGCGGTCTGCCGGAGAAGGTACGAGTGGACCGCGGCAAGGACTTCCTGTCCAAGACGGTGACCGCGGCGTTCACTGTCTTGGACGTGAGGGTGGAGGATCTGCCCGCTTACACCCCTCACCTCAAGGGCATGGTGGAGGGCCTGAACCGGGCGGTGGAGAGCATGTTCCTGACCGCGCTGCCTGGCTACGTCCGCCAGCCGCGCCCCGGCAAACGGGCTGCCCGCCCGAAGGACGAGGTGCTGCTCAGTTTCGAGGACTTCACCGCCCGGCTGCTGGACTGGACGCTGTGGTGGAACACCGAGCACCGCCCCGCACCCCTGCAAGGCAGGACTCCGCTTGAGGCGTGGCAGGACGATCCCACCCCGCTGCGGGACGTGCTGGCGACGGATCTGTGGACGTTCACTCTGGAGGACGCCGGCACCCGTACGCTGACCACCCGCGGCATCCGCTTCCACAAACGCGACTACGTGGGCCCGTGGATGACCGGCCAGGCGGGAATCCGGGTCCGCGTCCGCTTCATGCCGCACCATGACCACCGTATCGAGGTCTACCACGCCACCACCGGCCGTTATCTCGGTCCCGCGGATCTGGCCGATCAGGCCACCGACGAACAGATCAGCGCCGTACGCAAGGCACGGGCTGCCCGTGCCCGCCGCCTGAAGAAGGACCTCCAGGCCTCCCAGCGCGAGCGCTACGCCGCCGCCACCCAGGCCGAAGCCCCCAAGCGGCTCGGCGCGCTGACCGCCGCCCAGGCCCAGGCCGAACTCGCCGCCGCTGATCACACCGATGTGGCCCGGCTGGCATTGCCGGATCTGATCCCGCCGGCCGCGCCGCCGGCCGGGTGGCGCACTCCTGCTTCCCTGGCCGCGCTGACCGGCCCCGGTCGGCCCGGTTCAGCATCACGCACTCAAAACGGCTCCCCACCCGCTTCAAGCGGCGCCTCTGTCCCAGAAGCCCCTCACGGGCAGACGGCACCTGTCCCCGCCGACGACGCAGACGCCTCGTCCCCTACCTCTACCGACGACGGAGACGCCTCGTCCCCTACCTCTACCGACGACGGAGACGCCTCGTGA
- a CDS encoding tyrosine-type recombinase/integrase has protein sequence MRGFAPTTVRGYSSLLNRVLGRFDCPVWAVDADDVDEMLHALAVAGLAPGTRRQYLQMLRAFHAFVAERYGAQVRSVFGVPMGDGGLDRFNRVRHAGDDSPTGAPPGRERLQAFFSFVRSQVAVGADYRVMARDYALLRTPYHSAVRVNELVCLDQQDVHLHLGPSGKLHVRFGKAANTSGPRPRWAPMLEGLDRILAWYLQDVRPLFPATAPLFCDEDGQALKADTVRDRLARLLDLEGAGGGERFTPHALRRACATHHYERGMDLLAVQQLLGHRHIASTMAYVKPSQKFIEDAWRRATDLAVRTLAG, from the coding sequence GTGCGTGGGTTCGCCCCGACGACGGTCCGCGGCTACAGCTCGCTCCTGAACCGGGTGCTGGGGCGTTTTGACTGTCCGGTGTGGGCGGTGGACGCCGATGACGTGGATGAAATGCTGCACGCCCTGGCTGTGGCCGGCTTGGCTCCGGGGACGCGTCGGCAGTACCTGCAGATGCTGCGTGCCTTCCACGCCTTTGTCGCCGAGCGGTACGGGGCCCAGGTCCGTTCGGTGTTCGGTGTGCCGATGGGTGACGGCGGGCTCGACCGGTTCAATCGTGTGCGGCACGCCGGTGATGACTCGCCCACGGGGGCGCCTCCTGGCCGGGAGCGGTTGCAGGCGTTCTTCTCTTTCGTCCGGTCCCAGGTCGCGGTCGGGGCGGACTACCGGGTCATGGCTCGGGACTACGCGTTGCTGCGCACGCCATATCACTCAGCGGTCCGGGTGAATGAGCTGGTGTGCCTGGACCAGCAGGATGTCCATCTGCACCTGGGGCCGTCGGGGAAGCTGCACGTGCGGTTCGGGAAAGCGGCGAACACCTCGGGGCCGCGCCCGCGGTGGGCTCCGATGCTGGAGGGCCTGGATCGGATCCTGGCCTGGTACCTGCAGGACGTCCGGCCACTGTTCCCTGCGACCGCGCCGCTGTTCTGCGACGAGGACGGTCAGGCGCTGAAGGCGGACACCGTCCGGGATCGTCTGGCCCGTCTTCTCGACCTTGAGGGTGCGGGCGGGGGTGAGCGGTTCACGCCTCATGCGCTGCGCCGTGCATGCGCGACGCACCACTACGAGCGGGGCATGGACCTGCTCGCGGTCCAGCAGCTCCTCGGCCACCGCCATATCGCCTCGACGATGGCGTACGTGAAGCCGTCGCAGAAGTTCATCGAGGACGCCTGGCGGCGTGCCACCGACTTGGCTGTTCGCACGCTGGCAGGCTGA
- a CDS encoding ribosomal protein L7/L12 produces the protein MGDGDVAGDVAEYFTLVCDDPSYTVVLFGCGPCELDVVRAVREVTGLSLWHGRVLTRRAPVAVREGLPQDMADEAVLVLRSAGAQAEARRELESGRGTAQSP, from the coding sequence ATGGGTGACGGGGATGTCGCTGGGGATGTCGCTGAGTACTTCACGTTGGTCTGTGATGACCCGTCCTACACGGTTGTGCTCTTCGGTTGCGGGCCGTGTGAGTTGGATGTGGTGCGGGCTGTGCGTGAGGTGACGGGGCTGAGTCTTTGGCATGGCAGGGTGCTCACGCGGCGGGCTCCGGTCGCTGTTCGTGAGGGCTTGCCTCAGGACATGGCTGATGAGGCGGTCTTGGTGCTCCGGAGTGCCGGCGCGCAGGCAGAAGCAAGGCGGGAGCTGGAGTCCGGGCGTGGTACGGCCCAGTCGCCCTGA